A part of Bacillus rossius redtenbacheri isolate Brsri chromosome 1, Brsri_v3, whole genome shotgun sequence genomic DNA contains:
- the LOC134538574 gene encoding uncharacterized protein LOC134538574 — protein sequence MGDPMGNMNYLIEPNKTLRMEKLLVARSNAKLARFYQSVQRKMRGSKTDAMVEWFNRTLEEHLVKVVAEHQQDSDQNIQLLLMAYRSVVHDFTGHKLRLPCDIKFGHLRQEPTSTTVNVNCLEERMSLMHNQASKNLLVATNRTKTRNALKSNSTGYYGSDLVWLYNLQ from the exons ATGGGAGACCCTATGGGCAACATGAACTACCTTATTGAACCAAATAAGACATTACGAATGGAGAAGCTTCTGGTTGCTCGAAGCAATGCAAAGTTGGCGAGGTTTTACCAGTCAG TGCAGAGAAAAATGAGGGGATCGAAGACCGATGCCATGGTGGAGTGGTTCAACAGAACTCTCGAGGAACACCTTGTCAAGGTTGTGGCCGAGCATCAACAGGATTCAGATCAAAACATCCAGTTGCTCCTGATGGCATATAGGTCTGTCGTCCATGACTTCACTGGGCATAAGTTGAGGCTGCCTTGTGACATAAAGTTCGGCCATCTTCGCCAAGAACCGACCAGCACCACTGTCAATGTCAATTGCCTGGAGGAACGAATGTCACTCATGCACAATCAAGCTTCTAAGAACCTTCTAGTAGCGACAAACCGAACGAAGACGAGGAATGCCCTGAAATCTAACTCGACTGGTTATTATGGAAGTGACTTGGTGTGGCTGTACAACCTGCAGTGA